A DNA window from Homalodisca vitripennis isolate AUS2020 unplaced genomic scaffold, UT_GWSS_2.1 ScUCBcl_6301;HRSCAF=13455, whole genome shotgun sequence contains the following coding sequences:
- the LOC124373750 gene encoding uncharacterized protein LOC124373750, which translates to MLKHDLDTEGRTTDYLRKSFVQFLRSQPDRRDEAVGGRESFGNDPVGPNTSEAETDKRSRELNLREILEVPPDTSDDEVKRLLVSLKTRSKAKSNWDTGHDYVSYAPYDGATRSVYTDAFKLPALATSQYIAPGISHDSLRRHVTHYSNENQRLRDEHLSRQPHVNSAEICNTIRKWNLHFDGERNPVSFLERLDELMEAYNVSGGDLIKALPELLKGTALLWYRNNREFWDSFEDFRQDFELNFLPVGYKTNMDDEIKRRTQGDSEPIRTFVVALNTLMRRRGGMTPVDKLDRLYANMHPKYKLSLKRQDIRTISELISSAETLRDVYPRNSLISATARSSSVPGA; encoded by the coding sequence ATGCTAAAACACGACTTGGACACCGAGGGTAGGACGACAGATTATCTAAGAAAATCTTTCGTACAGTTTCTTCGCTCACAGCCGGACAGACGAGATGAGGCTGTAGGCGGAAGAGAATCCTTTGGCAACGACCCAGTTGGGCCGAATACCAGTGAAGCAGAGACTGATAAAAGAAGCCGAGAGTTAAACCTGAGGGAGATACTCGAGGTTCCACCCGATACTAGTGACGACGAAGTAAAGAGGCTTTTAGTTTCACTGAAGACGCGGAGTAAGGCCAAGTCCAACTGGGATACTGGACACGACTATGTGAGTTATGCACCTTACGATGGCGCAACAAGATCTGTGTATACCGATGCTTTTAAACTTCCAGCTCTGGCGACAAGTCAATACATTGCACCTGGGATTTCTCACGATTCTCTTAGGCGGCATGTAACGCACTATTCTAACGAAAATCAAAGATTGAGAGATGAGCACCTTTCCCGACAGCCGCATGTCAATTCCGCTGAGATATGCAACACAATTAGAAAGTGGAATTTACATTTCGACGGAGAGCGAAATCCAGTGTCTTTTCTTGAAAGACTTGATGAGCTGATGGAGGCTTATAATGTATCCGGGGGCGATCTGATAAAAGCACTCCCTGAATTGCTAAAGGGTACCGCTTTACTGTGGTATCGAAATAATAGAGAGTTTTGGGACAGTTTTGAAGATTTTCGTCAAGATTTCGAGCTAAACTTCCTTCCGGTAGGCTATAAGACGAACATGGACGATGAAATAAAACGTAGAACACAAGGTGACAGTGAACCCATCAGGACGTTTGTAGTGGCCTTGAATACGTTGATGCGACGAAGAGGCGGTATGACGCCCGTAGATAAGCTTGATAGGTTATATGCAAATATGCACCCGAAGTACAAGCTGAGTTTAAAGAGGCAAGACATACGAACGATTAGTGAACTCATTTCTTCGGCAGAAACACTACGAGATGTATATCCGAGAAACTCACTTATATCGGCCACCGCCAGGTCCAGCTCAGTCCCTGGTGCCTGA